A DNA window from Carnobacterium funditum DSM 5970 contains the following coding sequences:
- a CDS encoding alpha/beta hydrolase: MTNLISKKFTYISRDKTEIMVYNWMPVGQEPRGVVQISHGMAETAVRYERFAKVLNKKGFIVYANDHRGHGKTAANIDELGYLGDKDGFELLIEDIAKLSDIIKKENPDLPIYLFSHSMGSFAVQRYIMEYKDKIDGLILSGSNGEQGLSLKAGKWIVKLAMMIKGRKTKSKFIDSLIFGGFNKKFYPKTTGSEWLTRDADELDKYVQDPYCGNLFPISFYDELIENLEYIEDKDNVKKIPKNLPIFIISGAQDPVGDFGKGVKKLYKRYEKCGVKDLEIKMYEGARHELLNETNRDEVMGDVVEWLEKRVG, encoded by the coding sequence ATGACTAACTTAATAAGCAAGAAATTTACATATATATCCAGAGATAAAACTGAAATAATGGTATACAACTGGATGCCAGTTGGTCAAGAACCAAGAGGAGTTGTTCAAATTTCTCATGGTATGGCTGAAACGGCAGTTAGATACGAGAGATTTGCTAAAGTATTAAATAAAAAAGGGTTTATCGTTTATGCTAACGATCACAGAGGCCATGGTAAAACAGCTGCAAATATAGATGAGCTAGGCTACCTTGGAGATAAGGATGGATTCGAGTTACTAATAGAAGATATAGCTAAATTATCAGACATCATAAAAAAAGAAAATCCAGATTTGCCAATTTACTTATTTAGCCACAGCATGGGTTCATTTGCTGTTCAACGCTATATTATGGAGTACAAGGATAAAATCGATGGCCTTATCTTATCTGGTTCTAACGGGGAACAAGGTTTAAGCTTAAAAGCAGGAAAATGGATAGTAAAGTTAGCAATGATGATCAAAGGTAGGAAGACTAAATCCAAATTTATAGACTCTTTAATTTTTGGTGGTTTCAATAAGAAGTTCTATCCAAAGACAACTGGATCTGAGTGGTTAACAAGAGATGCAGATGAATTAGATAAGTATGTGCAAGACCCGTATTGTGGCAATCTATTTCCTATAAGTTTCTACGATGAGTTAATAGAGAACTTGGAATATATTGAGGATAAAGATAACGTTAAAAAGATACCAAAAAATTTGCCAATATTTATTATATCAGGAGCACAAGATCCAGTTGGTGATTTTGGTAAAGGAGTAAAAAAACTCTATAAGAGATATGAAAAATGTGGGGTTAAAGATTTAGAGATAAAAATGTATGAAGGAGCCAGGCATGAGCTTTTGAATGAAACAAATAGGGATGAAGTAATGGGGGATGTTGTCGAGTGGTTAGAAAAGAGAGTAGGATAA
- a CDS encoding DUF2207 domain-containing protein — translation MNKTLKRTLIIGVFFLFSMAFGETVFAENKLSDITIDVELQEDGSGIVTEHRKMNMDEGTELYIVLDDLQDSELLDFSVTGFQEVALWNGDASLAEKANRYGIVKTDSGLELIWGIGEYGENEYVVSYTLSNLVRELEDGQALLWNFDTFSAIPAENLTVKITGFEPFTEKDIRFWGFGFAGELQLEGETVVWRTEEEIDSSKDVTVLLQFPQEQFNTQVNLDLTLEEQLDMAMDGSAYNEEASSNTAIIIIASLLAVTGGGGAILGLTYYNKMKKAKKDAGQMRSGAQRIKDNKEVLLKEIPYQGKDFAGLAYLLQDIQKGYFEDYFSAYLLEWSAQERIIIHTTEKKSLFGSTFDAEIEICHFEEERARYPQSFADYIGHLEMSSGETYENGLWFMLLDASNRHGFIEDKKMTQWAKKHAKEVEKLADYLIDYSKEYLEKEGLISFTEIKVWGMKHEVAIASPEGDKLFERFVQFDHYLEQTKLEDFTGNTNLLTFRELLFWNILYFRSEEITKEFKGFIPNLNNVSGENNFIYYPLYWNGMTGFRKDWSTGLESGGFHSSASSAASGIGGSTSVGGGAGAGGGGGGGAR, via the coding sequence ATGAATAAAACACTAAAAAGAACGTTAATTATTGGAGTATTTTTTCTGTTTAGTATGGCTTTTGGTGAAACGGTTTTTGCGGAAAATAAGCTATCCGATATAACTATTGACGTTGAGTTACAAGAAGATGGCTCTGGCATTGTCACAGAACATAGAAAAATGAATATGGATGAAGGGACCGAATTATATATTGTGTTGGATGATCTGCAGGATTCAGAATTGCTTGATTTTTCAGTAACTGGTTTTCAAGAGGTAGCGTTATGGAACGGAGATGCTTCATTAGCGGAAAAAGCTAACCGTTATGGCATAGTTAAAACAGATAGCGGATTGGAACTCATTTGGGGCATCGGTGAATATGGAGAAAATGAATATGTAGTCTCTTATACCTTATCAAATTTAGTTCGCGAATTAGAGGATGGACAAGCATTGTTATGGAATTTTGATACTTTTTCTGCTATTCCAGCAGAAAATTTAACTGTCAAAATTACTGGGTTTGAACCCTTCACAGAAAAAGATATCCGCTTTTGGGGTTTTGGTTTTGCAGGAGAGCTTCAATTAGAAGGTGAAACAGTTGTCTGGAGAACGGAAGAAGAAATCGATAGCAGTAAAGATGTGACGGTATTGCTTCAGTTTCCACAAGAACAGTTTAATACACAAGTTAATTTAGATCTGACTTTAGAAGAACAGTTAGATATGGCAATGGATGGTTCAGCTTATAATGAAGAGGCTTCTTCTAATACGGCCATTATTATTATTGCATCTCTACTAGCAGTTACTGGTGGAGGAGGAGCTATTTTAGGCCTCACCTATTATAATAAAATGAAAAAAGCTAAAAAGGATGCTGGGCAAATGCGTTCAGGAGCACAGAGGATAAAGGATAACAAAGAGGTTTTATTAAAAGAAATTCCTTATCAAGGAAAAGATTTTGCAGGACTTGCTTATTTATTGCAAGATATTCAAAAAGGATATTTTGAGGATTACTTCTCAGCTTATTTACTGGAATGGTCTGCACAAGAACGAATCATCATCCATACAACTGAAAAAAAATCTTTGTTTGGTAGTACTTTTGATGCGGAAATAGAAATCTGTCATTTTGAGGAGGAGCGTGCTCGATATCCTCAATCATTCGCTGATTATATTGGTCACTTAGAAATGAGCTCTGGGGAAACTTATGAAAATGGGTTGTGGTTCATGCTATTGGATGCTTCAAACCGTCATGGTTTCATTGAAGACAAAAAAATGACACAATGGGCGAAAAAACACGCTAAGGAAGTAGAAAAGTTAGCAGATTATTTGATTGATTACTCAAAAGAGTATCTAGAAAAAGAAGGACTCATTTCATTTACTGAAATTAAAGTATGGGGGATGAAACATGAGGTAGCTATTGCTAGTCCTGAAGGGGATAAATTATTTGAACGTTTTGTTCAATTTGATCATTATTTAGAACAGACTAAATTAGAAGACTTTACTGGTAACACCAATCTATTAACGTTTAGAGAACTTTTATTCTGGAATATCTTATACTTTAGGAGTGAAGAAATAACGAAGGAATTCAAAGGATTCATTCCGAATTTGAATAATGTTTCTGGAGAGAATAACTTTATCTATTATCCCTTGTATTGGAATGGGATGACAGGATTTAGAAAAGACTGGTCCACTGGGTTAGAAAGTGGAGGATTTCACTCAAGTGCTTCATCTGCAGCATCCGGAATAGGTGGGTCAACCTCTGTTGGTGGTGGAGCAGGTGCCGGTGGTGGTGGTGGCGGAGGGGCTCGATAA
- a CDS encoding recombinase family protein, with amino-acid sequence MLASLSTVEEFKEPSVEVISLLKKNLDISTPTGQAMFQMMAVIAQLKRDLALQRVHKDLASAKPRGIELA; translated from the coding sequence ATGTTAGCTAGTCTTTCTACGGTTGAAGAATTTAAAGAACCAAGCGTAGAAGTTATTTCGTTGTTAAAGAAGAATTTAGATATCTCTACACCTACTGGGCAAGCTATGTTTCAGATGATGGCTGTGATTGCTCAGTTAAAACGAGACTTAGCACTTCAGCGAGTCCATAAAGATTTAGCGTCGGCTAAACCACGTGGTATAGAACTTGCCTGA
- the pdxT gene encoding pyridoxal 5'-phosphate synthase glutaminase subunit PdxT: MRIGVLSLQGGVAEHIDHINKLGHEGVEIKKLEDMNDLQGIILPGGESTTIGNILRERKMLAILREKIISGFPVWGTCAGMILLAKYNEESSQGHLKVMDIKVKRNAYGSQVNSFKKNIIINEISSDPIPLIFIRAPLITEVFEDVNIICTVDDKIVAARQNNMFATSFHPEMTDNLEVHRYFVNMCKEKID; encoded by the coding sequence TTGAGAATTGGAGTTTTATCACTTCAAGGCGGTGTAGCAGAACATATAGACCACATTAATAAGCTTGGACATGAAGGCGTAGAGATTAAAAAACTTGAAGATATGAACGATTTACAGGGGATAATTTTACCCGGTGGTGAGAGTACAACAATAGGGAACATTTTAAGAGAAAGAAAAATGCTTGCGATTTTAAGAGAAAAAATTATTTCAGGATTTCCTGTTTGGGGAACTTGTGCCGGTATGATACTACTTGCTAAATATAATGAGGAATCTTCTCAGGGTCATCTTAAAGTTATGGACATAAAAGTAAAAAGAAATGCTTACGGAAGTCAAGTTAATAGTTTTAAAAAGAATATTATAATCAATGAGATCTCAAGTGATCCTATACCGTTAATTTTTATTAGAGCGCCATTAATTACAGAAGTTTTTGAGGATGTTAACATAATTTGTACTGTTGATGATAAAATTGTAGCAGCAAGGCAAAATAATATGTTTGCCACGTCTTTCCACCCGGAAATGACTGATAACTTAGAAGTTCATAGGTACTTCGTAAATATGTGCAAAGAAAAAATTGATTAG
- the pdxS gene encoding pyridoxal 5'-phosphate synthase lyase subunit PdxS, whose translation MERYEINKNLAQMLKGGVIMDVVDVQQAIIAEKAGACAVMALERVPSDIRKEGGVARMSDPQMIKEIMAAVTIPVMAKGRIGHFVEAQILQEIGVDFIDESEVLTPADEQYHINKWDFKVPYVCGARNLGEALRRIGEGASMIRTKGEAGTGNVVEAVRHMRCIMDDVRKVKNAPKEELMTIAKDMGAPIDLIQYVWENGKLPVVNFAAGGIATPADAALMMQLGAEGVFVGSAIFKAENPEAVAKAIVLATAYYNDPKVIAEVSENLGKSMSGLEIGEIKEKFAERGW comes from the coding sequence ATGGAAAGATATGAAATTAATAAAAATTTGGCTCAAATGTTAAAGGGCGGAGTAATTATGGACGTAGTGGATGTGCAGCAAGCTATAATTGCAGAAAAGGCAGGGGCCTGTGCAGTTATGGCACTAGAACGGGTGCCATCAGATATTAGAAAAGAGGGCGGTGTAGCTAGAATGTCTGACCCTCAAATGATTAAAGAAATAATGGCGGCTGTAACTATTCCGGTAATGGCTAAAGGTAGGATTGGACATTTTGTTGAAGCACAAATTCTGCAGGAAATAGGGGTAGATTTTATAGATGAAAGTGAAGTTTTAACTCCAGCAGATGAACAATACCACATAAATAAGTGGGATTTTAAGGTTCCTTATGTTTGTGGAGCGAGAAATTTAGGAGAGGCACTAAGAAGGATTGGAGAGGGCGCCTCTATGATAAGAACAAAAGGTGAAGCAGGTACAGGAAATGTAGTAGAAGCTGTTAGGCACATGAGATGTATAATGGATGATGTTAGAAAAGTGAAAAATGCTCCAAAAGAAGAGTTAATGACAATTGCTAAAGATATGGGAGCACCAATTGATTTAATTCAATATGTATGGGAAAACGGTAAACTTCCAGTAGTGAATTTTGCTGCAGGTGGAATTGCGACGCCAGCAGATGCTGCCTTAATGATGCAACTTGGAGCAGAAGGAGTTTTTGTGGGTTCAGCAATATTTAAAGCTGAAAACCCAGAGGCGGTCGCAAAAGCTATAGTTTTAGCAACTGCATACTACAATGACCCGAAAGTTATAGCTGAAGTTTCAGAAAACCTTGGAAAATCAATGAGCGGTCTAGAAATAGGTGAAATTAAAGAAAAGTTTGCAGAGAGAGGCTGGTAA
- a CDS encoding carboxymuconolactone decarboxylase family protein, with protein MSQELYKKIYSVREFYRILYQGLRTTKYMSKAKRNMDLSPEFIERIMLGVTEVNGCEVCSYAHTKIALEQGMSNDEIQNFLTGTADSIPSEELSAFLFAQYYADTRGNPTEESWDRIVSLYGEKKANGILGSIRTIMIGNVYGIALSAFLSRLKGKPIKKSGLFYELSMILSIIIYLPVSIIQASIANLSKKPIISF; from the coding sequence ATGAGCCAAGAATTATATAAGAAAATTTATTCAGTTCGGGAATTTTACCGAATTCTGTATCAGGGGTTACGGACAACGAAATACATGTCCAAGGCCAAACGGAACATGGATTTGAGTCCAGAATTCATCGAAAGAATCATGTTAGGCGTGACGGAAGTCAATGGCTGCGAGGTTTGTTCCTATGCCCACACGAAGATTGCCTTGGAGCAAGGCATGAGCAATGATGAAATCCAGAATTTTTTGACTGGAACGGCGGATAGCATTCCTTCTGAAGAATTGTCAGCGTTTCTATTTGCTCAATATTATGCCGATACCAGAGGGAACCCGACCGAAGAGTCTTGGGACCGTATCGTATCATTATACGGGGAGAAAAAAGCTAATGGTATTCTGGGGTCAATCCGAACCATCATGATTGGAAATGTCTATGGCATAGCACTGAGTGCCTTCTTAAGCCGCTTGAAAGGAAAACCCATCAAAAAAAGTGGTCTTTTCTATGAACTTAGCATGATTTTAAGTATCATTATCTATTTGCCGGTAAGTATTATTCAGGCAAGCATTGCAAATTTGTCGAAAAAACCAATTATCAGTTTCTAA
- a CDS encoding dihydrodipicolinate synthase family protein: protein MYLQNLGVDSVLVCGCTGEQHSLNVNEKLTVLSTIEEELKIKKFF from the coding sequence ATTTATTTACAAAATCTAGGAGTAGATTCGGTTTTAGTTTGTGGATGTACTGGTGAACAACATAGCTTAAATGTGAATGAAAAATTAACTGTTTTGAGCACTATAGAAGAAGAATTGAAAATAAAAAAATTTTTTTGA
- a CDS encoding ornithine cyclodeaminase family protein, with the protein MTKEKTLLLNQSTIKDLVDVKDINEIVHETFKGLGDGSIVNPSKLTLDLGETGGYPSYDGFMNAMPAYIGSQDIAGMKWVGGFLGERKEAGLPYITAMILLINPHLGTFIAALDGAYITNKRTGAQTANALFYLLDKPQVKIGLYGAGEQARTNIMAIADLFEITDLIVWNHRLKTAVTFAKEMQEYVTNPIEPTLDAYKTSQMDVLITVTPAQEPIIKTEWVQPGTIVFPLGSFQEIEDDLILKADKIIVDHVHQALNRGALKKLTGQGKLSEENIYTTLGQLALKKATVGDLSHEITLCIPIGTGAMDVAVAWIVYQRALEKGLGEDFNFEG; encoded by the coding sequence ATGACAAAGGAAAAGACACTTCTATTAAATCAGAGCACGATTAAAGATTTGGTCGATGTAAAAGATATAAATGAAATTGTGCATGAAACGTTTAAAGGTTTGGGGGACGGTTCGATTGTGAATCCTTCTAAACTTACGCTCGACTTGGGAGAAACAGGTGGCTATCCTTCCTACGATGGCTTTATGAATGCAATGCCTGCTTATATTGGTTCTCAGGATATCGCTGGGATGAAATGGGTTGGGGGATTTCTTGGAGAACGCAAAGAGGCTGGACTGCCTTACATTACAGCTATGATTCTGCTGATTAATCCGCATTTAGGAACGTTTATCGCTGCACTCGATGGCGCTTATATCACGAATAAACGAACGGGTGCCCAAACAGCGAATGCATTATTTTATTTATTAGACAAACCGCAAGTCAAGATTGGCTTATATGGTGCTGGCGAACAAGCCCGGACTAATATTATGGCTATCGCTGATTTATTTGAAATTACTGATTTAATCGTATGGAACCACCGCTTAAAAACGGCTGTAACTTTTGCAAAAGAGATGCAAGAGTATGTAACAAATCCTATTGAACCTACGTTGGATGCTTACAAAACGAGCCAAATGGATGTATTGATTACAGTTACACCTGCTCAAGAACCGATTATCAAAACAGAATGGGTCCAACCGGGAACAATTGTCTTTCCTCTCGGCTCCTTTCAAGAGATTGAAGATGACCTTATTTTAAAAGCAGATAAAATCATTGTCGATCATGTGCACCAAGCACTTAATCGTGGCGCCTTGAAAAAATTGACTGGACAAGGAAAGCTATCAGAAGAAAATATTTACACTACTTTAGGTCAACTGGCTCTTAAGAAAGCGACTGTGGGTGATTTGTCCCATGAAATTACTCTTTGTATTCCAATCGGTACAGGCGCGATGGATGTGGCCGTTGCTTGGATTGTTTATCAAAGAGCTCTCGAAAAAGGACTTGGTGAAGACTTTAATTTTGAAGGATAA
- a CDS encoding helix-turn-helix transcriptional regulator, with the protein MTQMKMAEDRQITCQTINAIEKNKYNPSLELALKWIAYFDLLIDDIFILEEDNK; encoded by the coding sequence ATAACTCAAATGAAAATGGCTGAGGATAGGCAAATTACGTGCCAAACGATAAACGCAATTGAAAAGAATAAGTATAATCCCAGTCTAGAGTTAGCACTAAAATGGATAGCCTATTTTGATTTGCTAATCGACGATATATTTATTTTAGAGGAGGATAATAAATGA
- a CDS encoding DUF1003 domain-containing protein, with protein MSDKLTRSELAQIILDEELLTNDATEIIEILKDTKVSKELDTKLTSMTFGQRLADRITLFAGSWKFIIIFFVILLSWIIFNKLNGTQSFDPYPFILLNLVLSCVAAIQAPVILMSQNRQAERDRKTAGNDFKVNLKSEILSEDIHDKLDKLLSQQTDMQKRMDNLEEKKKKKS; from the coding sequence ATGAGCGATAAATTAACACGATCAGAATTGGCTCAAATCATTTTAGATGAAGAACTATTAACTAATGATGCAACAGAAATTATTGAAATTTTAAAGGATACTAAAGTATCTAAAGAATTAGATACAAAGCTTACTTCCATGACATTTGGTCAACGCTTAGCCGATCGCATCACTCTTTTTGCTGGAAGTTGGAAATTTATTATTATCTTTTTTGTTATTCTCTTAAGTTGGATCATATTTAATAAACTAAATGGAACTCAATCTTTTGATCCTTATCCCTTTATTTTATTAAACCTGGTTTTGTCGTGTGTAGCGGCTATTCAAGCTCCAGTCATATTGATGAGCCAGAATAGACAAGCTGAACGAGACCGCAAAACAGCAGGAAATGATTTTAAAGTTAATTTGAAATCTGAAATATTATCAGAAGACATTCATGATAAACTAGACAAACTTCTGTCACAGCAAACTGATATGCAGAAAAGAATGGATAACTTAGAAGAAAAAAAGAAGAAAAAAAGTTGA
- a CDS encoding dihydroxyacetone kinase — MIEFKYDTQLLIEGQDLSEESIKNHINYNFEGDCLLVVGDSDLIKLHFHTNKPWEIIEYCSSLGEIFDIVIEDMSRQEKGLRG, encoded by the coding sequence ATGATAGAGTTTAAGTACGATACACAATTGCTGATAGAAGGGCAAGATTTATCTGAAGAGAGTATTAAAAATCATATAAATTATAATTTTGAAGGTGATTGCTTACTTGTTGTTGGAGACTCTGATTTAATAAAGTTACACTTTCACACAAATAAACCTTGGGAGATTATAGAATATTGTTCATCTTTGGGTGAAATATTTGATATCGTTATTGAAGATATGAGCAGGCAAGAAAAAGGTCTACGTGGTTAA
- the rpsN gene encoding 30S ribosomal protein S14 — protein sequence MAKKSKIEKHKRQQATVAKYAAIRKELKAAGDYAALRKLPRDASPTRLHHRDAVDGRPRGYMSKFGVSRITFRNLAHAGLIPGVKKASW from the coding sequence ATGGCAAAAAAAAGTAAAATTGAAAAACACAAACGCCAACAAGCAACTGTTGCAAAATATGCTGCTATTCGAAAAGAATTAAAAGCAGCTGGTGATTATGCCGCTTTACGAAAACTGCCTCGTGATGCTTCTCCAACCCGTTTGCATCACCGTGATGCTGTAGATGGACGGCCAAGAGGTTATATGAGTAAGTTTGGTGTGTCAAGAATTACGTTCAGAAATTTAGCTCATGCTGGACTTATTCCTGGTGTGAAAAAAGCCAGTTGGTAA
- a CDS encoding GTP-binding protein, translated as MGIDHNFVLDIKEEIFQMNNGCLCCSMRIDFVDRLHAIVIVKQEQNLTVDRIVIKTTSLINPASIAQTFIRTSFYKSLFI; from the coding sequence GTGGGCATAGATCATAACTTTGTTTTAGATATAAAAGAGGAAATATTCCAGATGAATAATGGTTGCTTATGTTGTAGTATGAGGATTGATTTTGTTGATAGGTTGCATGCAATTGTAATTGTAAAGCAGGAACAAAATCTTACCGTTGATAGAATTGTTATTAAAACAACTAGTTTAATAAATCCTGCTTCTATTGCTCAAACTTTTATACGTACCTCTTTTTACAAGAGTCTTTTTATCTAA
- a CDS encoding GTP-binding protein translates to MKKLIMTYVIILLCYKGILSIAGVEKQVIFQGVNRAFKTEPGLFWGDKQKSSSLVFIGKRLPVKFLTDSFKKSITS, encoded by the coding sequence ATGAAAAAATTAATTATGACGTATGTAATAATTCTGTTGTGCTATAAAGGTATTCTTTCAATAGCCGGAGTTGAAAAGCAAGTGATCTTTCAAGGTGTAAATAGGGCTTTTAAAACGGAGCCTGGTTTGTTCTGGGGTGATAAACAAAAAAGTTCTTCCCTAGTCTTTATTGGCAAACGATTACCTGTTAAATTTTTAACCGATTCATTCAAAAAAAGTATTACTTCATAA
- a CDS encoding putative metal homeostasis protein, with translation MPEKQELSSARRRMKSPNIKTKKRALKFILDVKRRKKGIR, from the coding sequence ATGCCTGAAAAGCAAGAGTTATCAAGTGCTAGACGAAGAATGAAAAGTCCAAATATAAAAACAAAGAAACGTGCTTTAAAATTTATCCTAGATGTAAAAAGAAGAAAAAAAGGGATCAGATAA
- a CDS encoding metal ABC transporter substrate-binding protein encodes MKKNNRLFIPVLGIAMFLLLSACGNTDSEVEENNNEEKTKLKVVTTFYPMYDFTKNIVQDNAEVSMLIPAGTEPHGFEPSAKVVAAIQEADVFIYNSEEMETWVPSTLEAIDTKKVTVINASEGIEFIKNTEIEEHAEEGNEHAEEGNEHAEEEHEHAIDPHVWLDPVLAQAEVNNIQTGLAKADKENAVIYKENASEYNQKLMNLDQEFKATFENAENRTFITQHAAFAYLAERYNLTQISISGLSPELEPSPAKLAELSKYAEKNNVRYIYFENNASSKIAETLASEANLELAVLDPAAGVSQKEQDAGTDYVQVMKNNLESLKKSIQ; translated from the coding sequence ATGAAAAAAAATAACCGATTATTCATACCGGTATTAGGAATAGCAATGTTCCTTTTACTAAGTGCTTGTGGAAATACAGATTCTGAAGTAGAAGAAAATAATAATGAAGAAAAAACAAAATTAAAAGTTGTGACAACTTTTTATCCAATGTATGATTTTACAAAAAATATTGTACAAGATAATGCAGAAGTTTCAATGTTGATTCCAGCGGGGACAGAGCCACATGGTTTTGAACCGAGCGCAAAAGTTGTTGCTGCTATTCAAGAGGCGGATGTTTTTATTTATAATAGTGAAGAAATGGAAACTTGGGTACCTAGTACACTTGAAGCGATTGATACAAAAAAAGTAACCGTTATAAATGCAAGTGAAGGAATTGAATTTATAAAAAACACAGAAATTGAGGAGCATGCTGAAGAAGGAAACGAGCATGCTGAAGAAGGAAACGAACATGCTGAAGAAGAACACGAGCATGCTATAGATCCTCATGTATGGCTGGATCCAGTCTTAGCACAAGCTGAAGTAAACAATATCCAAACAGGATTGGCAAAAGCAGATAAAGAGAATGCTGTCATCTATAAAGAAAATGCTTCAGAGTATAATCAAAAATTAATGAATTTAGATCAAGAGTTTAAAGCAACTTTTGAAAATGCTGAGAATAGGACGTTTATTACACAGCATGCTGCTTTTGCTTATTTGGCTGAACGGTATAATTTAACTCAAATTTCAATATCTGGTCTATCACCTGAGTTAGAACCAAGCCCAGCTAAATTAGCTGAATTATCAAAATATGCTGAAAAAAATAATGTTCGCTACATTTATTTTGAAAATAATGCTTCTTCAAAAATAGCAGAAACGTTAGCAAGCGAAGCCAACCTAGAGTTAGCCGTTTTAGATCCAGCTGCAGGTGTCTCACAAAAAGAACAAGATGCTGGAACAGACTATGTTCAAGTTATGAAAAACAATCTTGAATCATTGAAAAAAAGTATCCAATAA
- a CDS encoding YczE/YyaS/YitT family protein — protein sequence MSINWKDFILRSLASIIGITFISFGAALSEAMDMGLDPFTAINRGASSLLGFSLGNYQLGLNLIILVIVFFMKRSLIGWGTIYNMVLVGYQVSFFGNLFGTFFNIEEINLVVRLIITVIAIMIFTLGVALYMDTELGVSPYDAITPLIIDRTDWKYTPVRVGQDLLVVLGAYLLAGPVGISTIITGFFAGPLISFFSQKVSQPIIGKLEKKS from the coding sequence ATGTCAATTAATTGGAAAGATTTTATTTTACGATCACTAGCATCAATTATCGGAATTACCTTTATCAGCTTTGGTGCTGCTCTTAGCGAAGCCATGGATATGGGGTTAGATCCATTTACTGCAATAAACAGAGGTGCCTCATCTTTATTAGGATTTAGTTTAGGAAACTATCAGCTCGGTCTAAATCTTATCATCTTAGTGATCGTATTTTTCATGAAACGATCACTGATTGGATGGGGAACCATTTATAACATGGTTTTGGTGGGATACCAAGTAAGTTTTTTCGGTAATCTGTTTGGAACCTTCTTTAACATAGAGGAAATAAATTTAGTAGTCCGTCTCATCATTACGGTTATCGCCATCATGATTTTCACTCTCGGTGTAGCGTTATACATGGATACAGAGTTGGGCGTTTCCCCTTATGATGCGATAACACCACTCATAATTGATCGAACAGATTGGAAGTACACGCCTGTTAGAGTAGGGCAGGACCTTCTCGTAGTCCTAGGAGCCTACTTACTTGCTGGACCAGTCGGAATCTCCACTATTATCACTGGTTTCTTCGCCGGACCACTTATTTCTTTCTTTTCCCAAAAGGTGTCTCAACCGATTATAGGAAAGCTAGAAAAAAAATCTTAA